In the Numida meleagris isolate 19003 breed g44 Domestic line chromosome 5, NumMel1.0, whole genome shotgun sequence genome, one interval contains:
- the SCD gene encoding acyl-CoA desaturase has product MPAHLLQEGEFPPASTTTTVTSRVTKNGNAFMEKVLLNHDAVAAERGMVDDLFDETYCEKEGPKPPLQYVWRNIILMSLLHLGAIIGLTLIPSAKIQTLAWAILCFMFSALGITAGSHRLWSHRSYKATLPLRIFLTIANSMAFQNDIYEWARDHRVHHKFSETNADPHNATRGFFFSHIGWLLVRKHPDVIEKGQKLDLSDLKADKVVMFQRRYYKPSVVLLCFTLPTVVPWYFWDESIIISFLIPAILRYALGLNATWLVNSAAHMFGNRPYDKNINPRENPLVSVGALGEGFHNYHHTFPYDYSTSEYGWRFNLTTAFIDLMCLLGLASDRKRVSKEVILARTMRTGDGSHKSG; this is encoded by the exons ATGCCTGCGCACTTGCTACAGGAGGGG GAGTTCCCCCCCGcttccaccaccaccactgtcACCTCACGGGTGACCAAGAATGGGAATGCCTTCATGGAGAAGGTCTTACTCAATCATGACGCAGTGGCAGCAGAACGAGGCATGGTAGACGATCTCTTCGATGAAACCTACTGTGAGAAGGAAGGCCCCAAGCCCCCTCTGCAATATGTCTGGAGGAATATCATCCTCATGAGCCTGCTGCATCTAGGGGCCATAATCGGGCTGACGCTGATCCCTTCTGCAAAGATCCAGACCTTGGCATGGG ccattctgtgtttcatGTTCAGTGCTCTGGGGATAACAGCTGGATCTCACCGCCTCTGGAGCCATCGGTCCTACAAAGCCACACTACCCCTGCGGATCTTCTTGACTATTGCAAACTCCATGGCCTTCCAG AATGACATCTATGAGTGGGCCCGGGACCACCGTGTCCATCACAAGTTCTCCGAGACAAATGCAGATCCCCACAACGCCACGCGGGGCTTCTTCTTCTCCCACATTGGCTGGCTGCTGGTACGCAAGCACCCGGATGTCATAGAGAAGGGCCAGAAGCTGGACCTGAGTGATTTAAAGGCTGACAAAGTGGTGATGTTCCAGCGGAG ATACTACAAGCCGTCGGTGGTGTTGCTGTGCTTCACGCTGCCCACTGTAGTGCCCTGGTACTTCTGGGATGAATCCATCATCATCAGCTTCCTCATTCCAGCCATCCTGCGCTACGCCTTAGGGCTCAATGCCACCTGGCTAGTGAACAGTGCTGCTCACATGTTTGGCAATCGGCCGTATGATAAGAACATCAACCCACGGGAGAACCCTCTGGTCAGCGTGGGGGCCCTAG GAGAAGGTTTCCACAACTACCACCACACGTTCCCCTACGACTACTCCACCAGTGAGTATGGCTGGCGCTTCAATTTAACCACAGCCTTCATTGACCTCATGTGCCTCCTGGGGCTGGCCAGCGATCGCAAGAGGGTCTCCAAGGAGGTCATCTTGGCCCGGACAATGCGGACTGGAGATGGGAGTCACAAGAGCGGCTGA